The following proteins are co-located in the Oryzias melastigma strain HK-1 linkage group LG8, ASM292280v2, whole genome shotgun sequence genome:
- the xab2 gene encoding pre-mRNA-splicing factor SYF1, translating into MPSVNGKADVIFEDDDLPYEEEIIRNPYSVKCWMRYIEFKQNGPKTTLNMIYERALKELPGSYKLWYNYLRERRKQVKGKCITEPVFEEANNCHERALVFMHKMPRIWLDYCQFLVSQCKITRSRRTFDRALRALPVTQHPRIWPLYLRFVHNLPLPETSIRVYRRYLKLSPENAEEYIEYLRSVGRLDEAAVRLAAIVNDENFVSKEGKSNYQLWHELCDLISQNPDKVTSLNVGAIIRGGLTRFTDQLGKLWCSLADYYIRSGHFEKARDVYEEAILTVVTVRDFTQVFDSYAQFEESMIAAKMETNSEMGQDEEDDVDLELRLARFEQLIARRPLLLNSVLLRQNPHNVHEWHKRVKLYEGTPRQIINTYTEAAQTVDPMKATGKPHSLWVCFAKFYEENEQLDDARTIFEKATKVNFKQVDDLAAVWCEYGEMELRHENYDQALRILRKATAIPSKKAEYFDSSEPVQNRVYKSLKVWSMLADLEESLGTFQSTKAVYDRIIDLRIATPQIIINYAMFLEEHNYFEESFKAYERGIALFKWPNVYDIWNTYLTKFIDRYGGKKLERARDLFEQALDGCPAKFAKTIYLLYAKLEEEYGLARHAMAVYERATQAVETEERHHMFNIYIKRAAEIYGVTYTRAIYQKAIEVLPDEHSRDMCLRFADMESKLGEIDRARAIYSYCSQICDPRVTANFWQTWKEFEIRHGNEDTIREMLRIKRSVQATYNTQVNFMSSQMLKATTSSTGTVSDLAPGQMGIDDMKMLEQKAQQLAAEAEQDKPKPKEKILFVRSDTSRSELAELSKQANPDEINIDDEDEDDEDQGPEEVQLEQKSIPTAVFGGLKDD; encoded by the exons ATGCCATCAGTAAACGGAAAAGCTGATGTTATCTTT GAGGATGACGACCTGCCTTACGAGGAGGAGATCATCAGGAATCCGTACTCGGTCAAGTGCTGGATGCGTTACATTGAGTTCAAACAGAATGGACCCAAAACTACCCTCAACATGATCTATGAGCGGGCTTTGAAGGAATTACCTGGAAG ctACAAGTTGTGGTATAATTATCTAAGAGAGAGGCGGAAACAGGTAAAAGGGAAATGTATCACTGAACCAGTCTTTGAGGAAGCCAACAATTGTCATGAGAGGGCTCTGGTGTTTATGCACAAG ATGCCCAGAATATGGCTTGATTACTGCCAGTTCCTCGTGTCTCAGTGTAAGATCACAAGAAGTCGGCGAACTTTTGACCGTGCCCTGAGAGCTCTTCCCGTAACTCAACATCCACGAATCTGGCCTTTGTATCTCCGTTTTGTGCACAATCTGCCCCTGCCTGAGACGTCCATCCGAGTATATCGCAGATACCTTAAG CTGTCTCCAGAGAATGCAGAAGAATACATAGAGTATTTGCGATCTGTTGGTCGCTTGGATGAAGCAGCTGTACGGCTCGCTGCGATTGTCAATGATGAGAACTTTGTGTCCAAAGAGGGCAAATCCAACTATCAG CTGTGGCACGAGCTCTGTGACCTGATCTCACAGAACCCTGACAAGGTGACCTCCCTCAATGTGGGAGCTATCATCCGAGGAGGTCTCACTCGGTTCACAGACCAGCTGGGGAAACTTTGGTGCTCTTTAGCTGACTATTACATCAGGAGTGGTCACTTTGAGAAA GCTCGAGATGTGTATGAGGAAGCCATCCTCACAGTGGTTACTGTAAGAGATTTTACACAGGTCTTTGACAGCTATGCACAGTTTGAAGAGAGCATGATTGCTGCCAAGATGGAGACTAATTCTGAGATGGGGCAGGATGAAGAgg ATGATGTAGATCTGGAGCTTAGACTGGCTCGCTTTGAGCAGCTCATAGCTCGTCGACCACTTTTACTCAACAGTGTGCTCCTGAGGCAGAACCCCCATAATGTCCACGAGTGGCACAAGAGAGTAAAACTGTACGAGGGAACCCCTCGCCAG ATTATAAACACTTACACTGAGGCTGCGCAAACTGTGGATCCAATGAAAGCCACTGGAAAGCCACACTCTCTCTGGGTGTGTTTTGCTAAGTTCTATGAGGAGAATGAACAGCTGGATGAT gcAAGAACAATTTTTGAGAAGGCTACCAAAGTGAACTTCAAGCAGGTGGATGACCTTGCTGCAGTTTGGTGTGAATATGGCGAGATGGAACTTCGTCACGAAAACTATGATCAGGCACTACGCATACTGAGG AAAGCCACAGCCATCCCGTCAAAGAAGGCAGAGTACTTTGATTCATCTGAGCCAGTCCAAAACCGAGTCTACAAGTCCCTGAAGGTTTGGTCTATGCTGGCAGACCTGGAGGAAAGTCTCGGCACTTTCCAG TCTACTAAAGCAGTCTATGATCGCATAATAGATCTCCGCATCGCAACCCCGCAAATCATCATCAACTATGCCATGTTTCTGGAAGAACACAATTACTTTGAGGAAAGCTTTAAA gCATACGAGCGAGGAATCGCTCTTTTCAAATGGCCAAACGTTTACGACATCTGGAACACGTACCTCACCAAGTTCATTGACCGTTATGGTGGCAAGAAGCTGGAACGAGCCAGAGATTTATTTGAACAAGCCTTGGATGGGTGCCCTGCCAAATTTGCCAaga CCATCTATCTGCTGTATGCTAAACTGGAGGAGGAATATGGATTGGCTCGACACGCCATGGCTGTGTATGAAAGAGCAACACAGGCTGTGGAAACTGAGGAGAGGCATCATATGTTCAATATCTACATCAAGCGAGCGGCTGAAATTTATGGAGTTACATACACCAGAGCAATATATCAGAAAGCAATCGAG GTACTTCCTGATGAGCACTCCAGAGACATGTGTCTGCGATTTGCTGACATGGAGAGTAAACTTGGTGAGATCGATCGAGCCAGAGCCATCTACTCCTACTGTTCTCAGATCTGTGACCCCAGG GTGACAGCGAACTTCTGGCAGACTTGGAAGGAATTTGAGATACGCCATGGAAATGAAGACACCATTAGAGAGATGTTGAGGATCAAACGCAGTGTCCAAGCTACCTACAACACCCAGGTCAACTTTATGTCCTCACAGATGCTGAAAGCAACTACAAGCTCCACAGGCACTG TGTCAGACCTTGCTCCAGGCCAGATGGGCATTGATGATATGAAGATGCTGGAGCAGAAAGCCCAGCAGCTTGCAGCGGAGGCAGAGCAAGATAAACCCAAGCCTAAGGAGAAGATTCTCTTTGTCAG GAGTGATACATCTCGTAGTGAGTTGGCTGAACTTTCAAAACAGGCAAATCCTGATGAGATCAATAttgatgatgaggatgaagatgatgaagaccAAGGACCTGAAG AGGTCCAGCTGGAGCAGAAGAGCATCCCAACAGCTGTCTTTGGAGGGCTTAAAGATGACTGA
- the LOC112146864 gene encoding myosin heavy chain, fast skeletal muscle, with protein MSTDAEMEAYGPAAIYLRKPEKERIEAQTAPFDAKTAYFVAEPEEMYLKGKLIKREGGKATVETVTGKTLTVKEDDIHPMNPPKFDKIEDMAMMTHLNEPAVLYNLKERFASWMIYTYSGLFCVVVNPYKWLPVYDAQVVGAYRGKKRIEAPPHIFSISDNAYQFMLTDRENQSILITGESGAGKTVNTKRVIQYFATIAMTSSKKAEATPGKMQGSLEDQIIAANPLLEAYGNAKTVRNDNSSRFGKFIRIHFGTSGKLASADIETYLLEKSRVTFQLSAERSYHIFYQLMTGHKPELLEALLITTNPYDYHMISQGEVTVKSINDVEEFIATDTAIDILGFTAEEKMGIYKLTGAVMHHGNMKFKQKQREEQAEPDGTEVADKIAYLMGLNSADMLKALCYPRVKVGNEMVTKGQTVPQVNNAVSALCKSVYEKMFLWMVIRINEMLDTKQPRQFFIGVLDIAGFEIFDFNSLEQLCINFTNEKLQQFFNHHMFVLEQEEYKKEGIEWEFIDFGMDLAACIELIEKPMGIFSILEEECMFPKASDTTFKNKLHDQHLGKSKSFEKPKPGKGKAEAHFSLVHYAGTVDYNISGWLDKNKDPLNDSVVQLYQKSANKLLALLYASHAAADDAAGGGGKKGGKKKGGSFQTVSALFRENLGKLMTNLRSTHPHFVRCLIPNESKTPGLMENFLVIHQLRCNGVLEGIRICRKGFPSRILYGDFKQRYKVLNASVIPEGQFIDNKKASEKLLGSIDVDHTQYKFGHTKVFFKAGLLGTLEEMRDEKLAELVTMTQALCRGYVMRKEFVKMMERRESIFAIQYNIRSFMNVKNWPWLKLYFKIKPLLKSAETEKELQEMKGNYEKMQTDLAAALAKKKELEEKMVSLLQEKNDLQLQVAAETENLGDAEERCEGLIKSKIQLEAKLKETTERLEDEEEINAELTAKKRKLEDECSELKKDIDDLELTLAKVEKEKHATENKVKNLTEEMASQDESIAKLTKEKKALQEAHQQTLDDLQAEEDKVNTLTKAKTKLEQQVDDLEGSLEQEKKLRMDLERAKRKLEGDLKLAQESIMDLENDKQQSDEKIKKKDFEISQLLSKIEDEQSLGSQLQKKIKELQARIEELEEEIEAERAARAKVEKQRADLSRELEEISERLEEAGGATAAQIEMNKKREAEFQKLRRDLEESTLQHEATAAALRKKQADSVAELGEQIDNLQRVKQKLEKEKSEYKMEIDDLSSNMEAVAKSKGNLEKMCRTLEDQLSELKAKNDENIRQLNDLNAQRARLQTENGEFSRQLEEKEALVSQLTRGKQAFTQQIEELKRHVEEEVKAKNALAHAVQSARHDCDLLREQFEEEQEAKAELQRGMSKANSEVAQWRTKYETDAIQRTEELEEAKKKLAQRLQDAEESIEAVNSKCASLEKTKQRLQGEVEDLMIDVERANSLAANLDKKQRNFDKVLAEWKQKYEESQAELEGALKEARSLSTELFKMKNSYEESLDQLETMKRENKNLQQEISDLTEQIGETGKTIHELEKAKKSVETEKTEIQTALEEAEGTLEHEEAKILRVQLELNQVKGEIDRKLAEKDEEIEQIKRNSQRVIESMQSTLDAEVRSRNDALRVKKKMEGDLNEMEIQLSHANRQAAEAQKQLRNVQGQLKDAQLHLDDALRAQDDMKEQVAMVERRNGLMLAEIEELRAALEQTERGRKVAEQELVDASERVGLLHSQNTSLLNTKKKLEADFVQVQGEVDDAIQEARNAEEKAKKAITDAAMMAEELKKEQDTSAHLERMKKNLEVTVKDLQHRLDEAENLAMKGGKKQLQKLESRVRELESEVEAEQRRGADAVKGVRKYERRVKELTYQTEEDKKNVTRLQDLVDKLQLKVKAYKRQAEEAEEQANTHMSRLRKVQHELEEAQERADIAESQVNKLRAKSREAGRSDAAE; from the exons ATGAGCACTGACGCAGAGATGGAGGCCTATGGGCCTGCGGCCATCTACCTCCGCAAGCCAGAGAAGGAGAGGATTGAGGCTCAGACGGCTCCCTTTGATGCCAAAACAGCCTACTTTGTGGCAGAACCAGAGGAGATGTACCTGAAGGGAAAACTTATCAAAAGAGAGGGTGGCAAAGCCACTGTTGAGACAGTAACAGGAAAG ACTTTAACTGTGAAAGAAGATGACATCCATCCCATGAACCCTCCCAAGTTTGATAAAATTGAGGACATGGCCATGATGACCCACCTCAATGAACCTGCTGTGCTGTACAACCTCAAAGAGCGTTTTGCATCATGGATGATCTAT ACTTACTCTGGCCTGTTCTGCGTCGTTGTGAACCCCTACAAGTGGCTTCCAGTGTACGATGCTCAGGTTGTTGGAGCGTACAGAGGGAAGAAGAGGATTGAGGCTCCCCCTCATATCTTTTCCATCTCTGATAATGCCTATCAGTTCATGCTCACTG ACCGTGAGAACCAGTCTATTCTGATCAC TGGAGAATCTGGTGCTGGAAAGACTGTAAACACCAAGCGTGTCATCCAGTACTTTGCAACAATTGCAATGACTTCATCTAAAAAGGCAGAGGCAACGCCTGGCAAAATGCAG GGTTCTCTGGAAGATCAAATCATTGCAGCCAACCCTCTGCTGGAGGCCTATGGTAATGCCAAGACTGTGAGGAATGACAACTCTTCCCgcttt GGTAAATTTATCAGAATTCACTTTGGAACTTCTGGGAAACTTGCTTCAGCAGATATTGAAACAT ATCTGCTGGAGAAGTCTCGTGTCACCTTCCAGTTGTCTGCTGAGAGGAGCTACCATATCTTCTACCAGCTGATGACGGGCCACAAACCTGAGCTCCTgg aggCTCTTTTGATCACCACCAACCCGTATGACTATCACATGATCAGCCAGGGTGAAGTTACTGTCAAGAGCATCAATGATGTGGAGGAGTTCATTGCAACTGAT ACTGCCATTGACATTTTGGGATTCACTGCTGAGGAAAAAATGGGCATCTACAAGCTGACTGGTGCTGTGATGCATCATGGTAACATGAAGTTTAAGCAGAAGCAGCGAGAGGAGCAGGCTGAACCTGACGGCACTGAGG TGGCTGATAAAATTGCCTACCTGATGGGCCTGAACTCAGCTGACATGCTGAAAGCTCTGTGCTACCCAAGAGTTAAAGTCGGAAATGAGATGGTCACCAAAGGTCAGACCGTCCCACag GTCAACAATGCTGTCAGTGCTCTGTGCAAGTCTGTCTAcgagaaaatgttcttgtggatgGTCATCCGCATCAATGAGATGTTGGACACAAAGCAGCCAAGACAGTTCTTCATTGGAGTGCTGGACATTGCTGGATTTGAGATCTTTGAT TTCAACAGCTTGGAGCAGCTCTGCATCAACTTCACCAATGAGAAGCTGCAACAGTTTTTCAACCACCACATGTTTGTTCTGGAGCAAGAGGAGTACAAGAAAGAAGGCATTGAGTGGGAGTTCATTGACTTTGGCATGGACTTGGCTGCCTGCATTGAGCTTATTGAGAAG CCAATGGGCATCTTCTCCATCCTTGAAGAGGAGTGCATGTTCCCCAAGGCTTCTGATACAACTTTCAAGAACAAGCTGCATGATCAGCATCTTGGCAAGAGCAAAAGTTTTGAGAAACCTAAACCCGGAAAGGGAAAAGCTGAAGCTCACTTCTCACTGGTCCACTATGCTGGAACAGTAGATTACAACATCAGTGGCTGGCTGGACAAGAACAAGGACCCACTGAACGACTCAGTGGTGCAGCTCTACCAGAAGTCTGCAAACAAACTACTGGCCCTTCTCTATGCTTCTCACGCTGCAGCTGATG atgctgctggtggtggtggcaAGAAGGGTGGTAAGAAGAAGGGTGGCTCCTTCCAAACCGTGTCCGCTCTTTTCAGG GAGAACTTGGGCAAATTGATGACCAACTTGAGGAGCACTCATCCCCACTTTGTGCGTTGCCTGATTCCAAATGAATCAAAGACtccag GGCTTATGGAGAACTTCTTGGTTATCCACCAGCTGAGGTGTAACGGTGTGTTGGAGGGAatcagaatctgcaggaaagGTTTCCCCAGCAGAATCCTCTATGGTGACTTCAagcagag ATACAAAGTATTGAATGCCAGTGTCATCCCTGAGGGACAGTTCATTGACAACAAGAAAGCTTCAGAGAAGCTGCTTGGGTCTATTGATGTTGACCACACTCAGTACAAGTTTGGACACACTAAG GTGTTCTTCAAAGCTGGTCTGCTGGGTACACTTGAGGAGATGAGAGATGAGAAACTAGCAGAACTGGTGACCATGACTCAGGCTCTCTGCAGAGGATATGTTATGAGGAAGGAGTTTGTTAAGATGATGGAGAGGAG AGAATCTATCTTCGCCATTCAGTACAACATCCGCTCCTTCATGAATGTGAAGAACTGGCCATGGCTCAAGCTTTACTTCAAGATCAAGCCTCTGCTGAAGAGCGCTGAGACTgagaaggagctgcaggagatgAAAGGAAACTATGAAAAGATGCAAACAGACCTGGCTGCTGCTTTGGCCAAGAAGAAGGAACTGGAGGAGAAAATGGTTTCTCTGCTGCAGGAGAAGAACGACCTCCAGCTTCAAGTGGCTGCT GAAACTGAGAATCTCGGGGATGCTGAGGAAAGGTGTGAGGGACTCATTAAGAGCAAAATCCAGCTTGAGGCCAAACTCAAAGAGACGACCGAGAGactggaggatgaagaggaaatCAATGCTGAGCTGACTGCCAAGAAGAGGAAGCTGGAGGATGAATGCTCTGAGCTGAAGAAGGACATTGATGACTTGGAGCTCACCCTGGCTAAAGTGGAGAAGGAGAAACATGCCACTGAGAACAAG GTGAAAAACCTGACAGAGGAAATGGCTTCTCAAGATGAGTCCATTGCCAAGCTGACCAAGGAGAAGAAAGCCCTCCAAGAGGCCCATCAACAAACACTGGATGATCTCCAGGCAGAGGAAGACAAAGTCAACACTCTGACCAAAGCCAAGACAAAGCTGGAACAGCAAGTGGATGAT CTTGAAGGTTCATTGGAGCAAGAGAAGAAGCTCCGCATGGATCTTGAGAGAGCCAAGAGGAAGCTGGAAGGAGATCTGAAACTAGCCCAGGAATCCATAATGGATCTGGAAAATGACAAGCAGCAGTCTGATGAAAAGATCAAGAA GAAGGACTTTGAAATCAGTCAGCTTCTAAGCAAGATTGAGGATGAACAATCCCTTGGTTCTCAGCTGCAGAAAAAGATCAAGGAACTCCAG gCTCGTATTGAGGAGCTGGAAGAGGAGATTGAGGCTGAGAGAGCTGCTCGGGCCAAAGTAGAGAAGCAGAGAGCTGATCTCTCCAGGGAGCTTGAGGAGATCAGTGAGAGGCTTGAAGAAGCTGGAGGTGCAACAGCTGCTCAGATTGAGATGAACAAGAAGCGTGAAGCTGAGTTCCAGAAGCTGAGGAGGGATCTTGAGGAGTCCACACTGCAGCATGAAGCTACTGCAGCAGCTCTCCGCAAGAAGCAGGCCGACAGCGTTGCAGAGCTGGGAGAGCAGATCGACAACCTGCAGCGCGTCAAGCAGaagctggagaaggagaagagCGAGTACAAGATGGAGATTGATGATCTCAGCAGCAACATGGAGGCTGTTGCCAAgtcaaag gGCAACTTGGAGAAAATGTGCAGAACTCTTGAGGACCAGCTGAGTGAGCTCAAAGCcaaaaatgatgagaacattcgCCAACTGAATGACCTGAATGCACAGAGGGCAaggctgcagacagaaaatg GTGAATTTTCTCGTCAGCTTGAGGAGAAAGAAGCTCTTGTATCTCAGTTGACCAGAGGCAAACAGGCCTTCACTCAGCAGATTGAGGAACTGAAGAGACATGTGGAGGAGGAAGTGAAG gccAAGAACGCTCTGGCCCATGCTGTCCAGTCTGCCCGCCATGACTGCGATCTGCTCAGAGAGCAGtttgaggaggagcaggaggccaAAGCTGAGCTGCAGAGAGGAATGTCCAAGGCCAACAGTGAGGTGGCTCAGTGGAGAACCAAATATGAGACTGATGCTATCCAGCGCACTGAGGAACTGGAGGAGGCCAA GAAAAAGCTTGCCCAGCGCCTCCAGGATGCTGAGGAGTCCATTGAGGCTGTGAACTCCAAGTGTGCCTCTTTGGAGAAGACCAAGCAGAGGCTGCAGGGTGAAGTGGAGGACCTCATGATTGATGTGGAGAGAGCTAATTCTCTTGCTGCAAACCTGGACAAGAAACAGAGAAACTTTGATAAG GTCCTGGCAGAATGGAAGCAGAAGTATGAGGAGAGCCAGGCAGAGCTTGAAGGAGCTTTAAAGGAGGCCCGCTCTCTCAGCACAGAACTGTTCAAGATGAAGAACTCCTACGAGGAGTCCCTGGATCAGCTGGAGACCATGAAGAGGGAGAACAAGAACCTGCAGC AGGAAATCTCAGACCTGACTGAACAGATTGGAGAGACTGGAAAGACAATCCATGAGCTGGAGAAAGCCAAAAAATCTGTGGAGACAGAAAAGACCGAAATTCAAACAGCTTTGGAGGAAGCTGAG GGCACTCTGGAGCACGAGGAGGCCAAGATTCTCAGAGTTCAGCTTGAGCTCAACCAGGTCAAAGGTGAGATTGACAGGAAGCTGGCAGAGAAGGACGAGGAGATAGAACAGATCAAGAGGAACAGCCAGAGGGTGATTGAATCCATGCAGAGCACTCTTGATGCTGAGGTCAGGAGCAGAAATGATGCCCTGAGAGTCAAGAAGAAGATGGAGGGAGACCTGAATGAGATGGAGATTCAGCTCAGCCACGCCAACAGGCAGGCTGCTGAGGCCCAGAAACAACTCAGGAATGTTCAGGGACAACTCAAG GATGCCCAACTGCACCTTGACGATGCTCTGAGAGCACAAGATGACATGAAGGAGCAGGTTGCCATGGTGGAGCGCAGGAATGGTCTGATGTTAGCTGAGATTGAGGAGCTGAGAGCCGCTCTGGAGCAGACAGAGAGAGGACGCAAAGTGGCTGAACAGGAGCTGGTTGATGCCAGTGAACGTGTCGGACTGCTTCACTCCCAg AACACCAGTCTTCTGAACACCAAGaagaagttggaggctgactttGTCCAGGTTCAGGGTGAAGTGGATGATGCCATTCAAGAAGCAAGAAATGCAGAAGAGAAAGCCAAGAAGGCCATTACTGAT gctGCCATGATGGCTGAAGAGCTAAAGAAAGAACAGGACACCAGCGCTCATctggagaggatgaagaagaaccTGGAGGTCACTGTGAAGGACCTGCAGCACCGTCTGGATGAAGCTGAGAACCTGGCTATGAAGGGTGGAAAGAAGCAGCTCCAGAAACTGGAGTCCAGG GTACGTGAGCTGGAGAGTGAAGTTGAAGCTGAGCAGAGACGTGGAGCTGATGCGGTCAAAGGAGTTCGCAAATATGAGAGGAGAGTGAAGGAGCTCACTTATCAG ACCGAGGAGGACAAGAAGAATGTGACCAGGCTTCAGGATCTGGTTGACAAGCTGCAGCTCAAAGTCAAGGCTTACAAAAGACAGGCAGAAGAAGCT gaGGAGCAGGCCAACACCCACATGTCCAGGCTCAGAAAGGTCCAGCATGAACTGGAAGAAGCTCAGGAGCGTGCTGACATTGCTGAGTCCCAGGTCAACAAGCTGAGAGCCAAGAGCCGTGAAGCTGGACGG